The Micromonospora sediminicola genome contains a region encoding:
- a CDS encoding phosphotransferase family protein has protein sequence MTDPAVDAARPPTGPAPRGLDLDRLATHLATHRPDLAGPLSARLIAGGKSNLTYLLRAGDREVVLRRPPLGHVLATAHDMAREHRVISALAPTGVPVPEALLLCPDDSVIGAPFYLMAKVDGEVYRRREQTDALTADQRRDLAMAMMDTLATLHRVEPAEVGLADFGRPEGYLARQVRRWAGQLDRSRSRPLPGIDELRDALAGSVPEGANAGRIVHGDYRLDNLLATVDPVAVRAVLDWEMATLGDPLADLGLLLTYWEVLGDSDQAEGNPVADGIGPRAGFPTGAELIERYAGRSDVDVGPLHWHVALGCFKLAVICEGIHYRHTLGQTLGEGFDRIGEMVAPLVAHGLHAVREK, from the coding sequence ATGACCGATCCGGCCGTCGACGCTGCCCGGCCCCCGACCGGTCCGGCCCCACGCGGGCTCGACCTCGACCGGCTCGCCACCCACCTCGCCACGCACCGGCCGGATCTGGCCGGGCCGCTGTCGGCGCGGCTGATCGCCGGTGGCAAGTCCAACCTCACCTACCTGCTGCGCGCCGGTGACCGCGAGGTCGTGCTGCGCCGGCCGCCACTCGGGCACGTGCTGGCCACCGCGCACGACATGGCCCGCGAGCACCGGGTGATCTCGGCGCTCGCCCCGACCGGGGTGCCGGTCCCCGAGGCGCTGCTGCTCTGCCCGGACGACAGCGTGATCGGCGCGCCGTTCTACCTGATGGCGAAGGTCGACGGTGAGGTCTACCGGCGGCGGGAGCAGACCGACGCGCTCACCGCCGACCAGCGGCGTGACCTGGCCATGGCGATGATGGACACGCTCGCCACCCTGCACCGGGTGGAGCCGGCCGAGGTCGGGCTGGCCGACTTCGGCCGACCGGAGGGCTACCTGGCCCGGCAGGTGCGCCGCTGGGCCGGCCAGCTCGACCGCTCCCGCAGCCGCCCGCTGCCCGGCATCGACGAGCTGCGCGACGCGCTGGCCGGCAGCGTGCCGGAGGGCGCGAACGCGGGTCGGATCGTGCACGGCGACTACCGGCTGGACAACCTGCTCGCCACGGTCGACCCGGTGGCGGTGCGGGCCGTGCTCGACTGGGAGATGGCCACGCTCGGCGACCCGCTCGCCGACCTCGGCCTGCTGCTGACCTACTGGGAGGTGCTCGGCGACAGCGACCAGGCCGAGGGCAACCCGGTGGCCGACGGCATCGGCCCCCGGGCTGGCTTCCCCACCGGCGCCGAGCTGATCGAACGCTACGCCGGGCGCAGCGACGTGGACGTCGGCCCGCTGCACTGGCACGTGGCGCTCGGCTGTTTCAAGCTGGCGGTGATCTGCGAGGGCATCCACTACCGGCACACCCTCGGGCAGACGCTCGGCGAGGGGTTCGACCGGATCGGCGAGATGGTGGCGCCGCTGGTCGCGCACGGTCTGCACGCGGTGAGGGAGAAGTAG
- a CDS encoding acyl-CoA dehydrogenase family protein → MEFAYDDRTVELRQRLEAFLTECVHPAEPVHHEQVLAAGDPWARPPVMDELKAEARARGLWNLFLPDARYGAGLTNLQYAPLAELTGRSPHLAPEALNCAAPDTGNMELLAEFGSDAQRERWLAPLLAGEIRSAFCMTEPEVASSDATNIATRITRDGDDYVVDGRKWWSSGAMDPRCEIFIVMGKTDPDADRHRQQSMILVPRDTPGVTVRRGMTVFGYSDAPHGGHAEIDFSGVRVPAENLVGAEGAGFAIAQARLGPGRIHHCMRLVGMAERALELLCRRALDRVAFGRPLAEQGVVREWIAESRVRIEQARLLVLKTAWLMDTVGNKGAHTEIQAIKIATPAMAEWVIDKAIQAYGGAGVSQDTPLAALWAQARTLRLADGPDEVHRASLARRELRRWS, encoded by the coding sequence ATGGAGTTCGCGTACGACGACCGGACGGTCGAGCTGCGGCAGCGGCTGGAGGCGTTCCTCACCGAGTGCGTCCACCCGGCCGAGCCGGTGCACCACGAGCAGGTGCTCGCGGCCGGCGACCCGTGGGCCCGCCCGCCGGTGATGGACGAGCTGAAGGCCGAGGCGCGGGCCCGGGGCCTGTGGAACCTGTTCCTGCCCGACGCCCGCTACGGCGCCGGCCTGACCAACCTCCAGTACGCGCCGCTGGCCGAACTGACCGGCCGCAGCCCGCACCTGGCCCCGGAGGCGCTCAACTGCGCCGCGCCGGACACCGGCAACATGGAGCTGCTCGCCGAGTTCGGCTCGGACGCGCAGCGGGAACGCTGGCTCGCGCCGCTGCTGGCCGGCGAGATCCGCTCCGCGTTCTGCATGACCGAGCCGGAGGTCGCCTCCTCGGACGCGACGAACATCGCCACCCGGATCACCCGCGACGGCGACGACTACGTGGTCGACGGCCGCAAGTGGTGGTCCTCCGGTGCGATGGACCCGCGCTGCGAGATCTTCATCGTGATGGGCAAGACCGACCCGGACGCCGACCGGCACCGCCAGCAGAGCATGATCCTGGTCCCCCGGGACACCCCGGGCGTGACGGTACGGCGCGGGATGACGGTCTTCGGCTACAGCGACGCCCCGCACGGCGGGCACGCCGAGATCGACTTTTCCGGCGTCCGGGTGCCGGCGGAGAACCTGGTCGGGGCCGAGGGCGCCGGTTTCGCCATCGCCCAGGCCCGCCTCGGTCCCGGCCGGATCCACCACTGCATGCGGCTGGTCGGCATGGCCGAGCGGGCCCTGGAGCTGCTCTGCCGGCGCGCTCTCGACCGGGTGGCGTTCGGCCGTCCGCTCGCCGAGCAGGGCGTGGTGCGGGAGTGGATCGCCGAGTCCCGGGTCCGGATCGAGCAGGCCCGCCTGCTGGTGCTCAAGACCGCCTGGCTGATGGACACCGTCGGCAACAAGGGCGCGCACACCGAGATCCAGGCCATCAAGATCGCCACCCCGGCCATGGCCGAGTGGGTGATCGACAAGGCGATCCAGGCGTACGGCGGGGCCGGCGTCAGCCAGGACACCCCGCTCGCCGCGCTCTGGGCCCAGGCCCGGACGCTGCGCCTGGCCGACGGCCCCGACGAGGTCCACCGGGCGTCCCTGGCCCGCCGCGAACTGCGTCGCTGGTCCTGA
- a CDS encoding LacI family DNA-binding transcriptional regulator has protein sequence MTTQRTRSLGRPTLDAVAARAGVGRGTVSRVVNGSPQVSPEARAAVQQAIAELGYVPNRAARALVTQRTDSVALVVSESGERVFTEPFFAAIVRGVSSGLVETPMQLWLAMVQSPIERERVEHHLTNQHVDGVLLLSLHDSDPLPTLLEERGLPAVLGGRPARMLHPNAQPAWFVDVDNVGGARQAVEHLFAQGRRRVATIAGPQDMGAGLARLSGYQEAVRAAGGTVDPGLIGYGDFSEGSGTAAMRRLLETCPDLDAVFVASDLMAFGALRALREAGRRVPEDVAVIGFDDAPIARQAEPPLTTVFQPVEEMGRQMARLLVSRIRGDEVPSPHVLLDTKLIHRASA, from the coding sequence ATGACAACGCAGCGCACCCGCTCGCTCGGGCGCCCGACCCTCGACGCGGTCGCGGCCCGCGCCGGCGTCGGGCGCGGCACGGTATCCCGCGTGGTCAACGGCTCGCCGCAGGTCAGCCCGGAGGCCCGGGCCGCCGTCCAGCAGGCCATCGCCGAGCTGGGATACGTGCCCAACCGGGCCGCCCGGGCGTTGGTCACCCAGCGGACCGACTCGGTGGCGCTGGTGGTCTCCGAGTCCGGGGAGCGGGTCTTCACCGAGCCGTTCTTCGCGGCCATCGTCCGGGGCGTCAGCTCCGGGCTGGTGGAGACGCCCATGCAGCTCTGGCTGGCCATGGTGCAGTCGCCGATCGAGCGGGAGCGGGTCGAGCACCACCTCACCAACCAGCACGTCGACGGCGTGCTGCTGCTCTCCCTGCACGACTCCGACCCGCTGCCCACGCTGCTGGAGGAGCGTGGCCTGCCCGCGGTGCTCGGCGGCCGGCCGGCCCGGATGCTGCACCCGAACGCGCAGCCGGCGTGGTTCGTCGACGTGGACAACGTCGGCGGGGCCCGGCAGGCGGTGGAGCACCTGTTCGCCCAGGGGCGCCGCCGGGTCGCCACCATCGCCGGCCCGCAGGACATGGGCGCCGGCCTGGCGCGGCTCTCCGGCTACCAGGAGGCGGTGCGGGCCGCCGGGGGCACCGTCGACCCCGGCCTGATCGGGTACGGGGACTTCAGCGAGGGCAGCGGCACCGCCGCCATGCGCCGGCTGCTGGAGACGTGCCCGGATCTGGACGCCGTCTTCGTCGCCTCCGACCTGATGGCGTTCGGCGCGTTGCGCGCGCTGCGCGAGGCCGGCCGGCGGGTCCCCGAGGACGTGGCGGTGATCGGCTTCGACGACGCCCCGATCGCGCGCCAGGCCGAGCCGCCGCTGACCACGGTGTTCCAGCCGGTGGAGGAGATGGGCCGGCAGATGGCCCGCCTGCTGGTCTCCCGCATCCGGGGCGACGAGGTGCCCTCGCCGCACGTGCTGCTGGACACCAAGCTCATCCACCGCGCCTCCGCCTGA
- a CDS encoding GH1 family beta-glucosidase, which produces MSNPASPPAVGVLDGGPALTFPPGFLWGAATAAYQIEGAAAEGGRTPSIWDTFSHTEGRTVAGHTGDVACDHYHRMPDDVRLMADLGLRSYRFSVSWPRVQPGGVGGVNQEGMDFYHRLVDELLGHGIEPWVTLYHWDLPQPLEDAGGWPARDTAGRFAEYAQLVADALGDRVTYFTTLNEPWCSAFLGYGSGVHAPGRSDGADAVRAGHHLMLGHGLAVQAVRASRPQAQLGITVNLYPVTPASGSAADADAARRIDALANRFFLDPVLRGAYPADLVADLRGITDLGHVRDGDLATISTPLDMVGVNYYSRHVVAAPVEGAEPEPYWRAPSCWPGSEDVRFVTRGVPVTDMDWEIDAPGLVETLERVHREYTDLPLYVTENGSAFVDTVVDGRVDDPDRLAYFASHLRAAHAAIEAGVPLKGYFAWSLMDNFEWAWGYTKRFGMVYVDYDNQARIAKSSARWYADVIRRNGLAAQ; this is translated from the coding sequence GTGAGCAACCCAGCCAGCCCGCCCGCCGTCGGCGTCCTCGACGGGGGCCCGGCCCTGACCTTCCCGCCCGGTTTCCTCTGGGGCGCGGCCACCGCCGCGTACCAGATCGAGGGCGCCGCGGCGGAGGGTGGCCGTACGCCGTCGATCTGGGACACCTTCAGCCACACCGAGGGCCGGACGGTGGCCGGGCACACCGGCGACGTGGCCTGCGACCACTACCACCGGATGCCGGACGACGTGCGGCTGATGGCCGACCTGGGGCTGCGGTCCTACCGCTTCTCCGTGTCCTGGCCCCGGGTGCAGCCGGGCGGCGTCGGCGGGGTCAACCAGGAGGGGATGGACTTCTACCACCGCCTGGTCGACGAGCTGCTCGGCCACGGCATCGAGCCGTGGGTGACGCTCTACCACTGGGACCTGCCCCAGCCGCTGGAGGACGCCGGCGGCTGGCCGGCCCGCGACACCGCCGGCCGGTTCGCCGAGTACGCGCAGCTGGTCGCCGACGCGCTCGGCGACCGGGTGACGTACTTCACCACGCTGAACGAGCCGTGGTGCTCGGCGTTCCTCGGCTACGGCTCCGGCGTGCACGCGCCGGGCCGCAGCGACGGCGCGGACGCGGTCCGGGCCGGGCACCACCTGATGCTCGGGCACGGCCTGGCCGTGCAGGCGGTGCGGGCGTCCCGCCCGCAGGCGCAGCTCGGCATCACGGTGAACCTCTACCCGGTCACCCCGGCCTCCGGGTCGGCGGCGGACGCCGACGCGGCCCGCCGGATCGACGCGCTGGCGAACCGGTTCTTCCTGGACCCGGTGCTGCGCGGCGCGTACCCGGCGGACCTGGTCGCCGACCTGCGCGGGATCACCGACCTCGGGCACGTCCGCGACGGCGACCTGGCGACCATCTCGACCCCGCTGGACATGGTCGGCGTCAACTACTACAGCCGGCACGTGGTCGCCGCGCCGGTCGAGGGCGCGGAGCCGGAGCCCTACTGGCGGGCGCCGTCCTGCTGGCCGGGCAGCGAGGACGTGCGGTTCGTCACCCGCGGCGTGCCGGTCACCGACATGGACTGGGAGATCGACGCCCCGGGCCTGGTGGAGACGTTGGAGCGGGTGCACCGGGAATACACCGACCTGCCGCTCTACGTCACCGAGAACGGGTCGGCGTTCGTCGACACGGTGGTCGACGGCCGGGTGGACGACCCGGACCGGCTGGCCTACTTCGCCTCGCACCTGCGCGCGGCGCACGCCGCGATCGAGGCCGGGGTGCCGCTCAAGGGCTACTTCGCCTGGTCACTGATGGACAACTTCGAGTGGGCCTGGGGCTACACGAAGCGGTTCGGCATGGTCTACGTCGACTACGACAACCAGGCCCGGATCGCGAAGTCCAGCGCCAGGTGGTACGCCGACGTGATCCGACGCAACGGCCTGGCCGCACAATAA
- a CDS encoding carbohydrate ABC transporter permease — protein MTTTTLRPPTRPTAPAKATHQAERLWKASPLTWFGLVLGVILSLFPFYWMIVIASRTNDAANSWPPPFLPGGKLGENVERVLANGDANIVKGLLNSFLVSGTITVATVFFGSLAGFAFAKLRFRGKNALLLIILASMMVPIQLGVLPLYILMAKLEWLNTMPSVTVPFLIGGFGIFMMRQYAEQAVPNELIEAARVDGCSTWRVYWHVVAPALRPAAAVLGLLTFMEQWNQFFWPFVVLADPSNPTVQISLRSLNTAYFADNSQIFAGTLIATLPLFVVFVLFGRQIIGGIMEGAVKS, from the coding sequence ATGACGACCACCACGCTTCGCCCACCCACCCGGCCGACCGCGCCGGCGAAGGCCACCCACCAGGCCGAGCGGCTCTGGAAGGCCAGCCCGCTCACCTGGTTCGGCCTGGTCCTCGGCGTGATCCTGTCGCTGTTCCCGTTCTACTGGATGATCGTGATCGCCTCCCGGACGAACGACGCGGCCAACTCCTGGCCGCCGCCGTTCCTGCCCGGCGGAAAGCTCGGCGAGAACGTCGAGCGGGTGCTCGCCAACGGCGACGCCAACATCGTCAAGGGGCTGCTGAACTCGTTCCTGGTCTCCGGGACGATCACCGTCGCCACGGTCTTCTTCGGCTCGCTGGCCGGCTTCGCGTTCGCCAAGCTCCGCTTCCGGGGCAAGAACGCGCTGCTGCTGATCATCCTCGCCTCGATGATGGTGCCGATCCAGCTCGGCGTGCTCCCGCTCTACATCCTGATGGCCAAGCTCGAGTGGCTGAACACCATGCCGTCGGTGACCGTGCCGTTCCTCATCGGCGGCTTCGGGATCTTCATGATGCGCCAGTACGCCGAACAGGCGGTCCCGAACGAGCTGATCGAGGCCGCCCGGGTGGACGGCTGCTCCACCTGGCGGGTCTACTGGCACGTGGTGGCGCCCGCGCTGCGGCCCGCCGCCGCGGTGCTCGGCCTGCTCACCTTCATGGAACAGTGGAACCAGTTCTTCTGGCCGTTCGTGGTGTTGGCCGACCCGTCCAACCCCACCGTCCAGATCTCGCTGCGCAGCCTCAACACCGCCTACTTCGCCGACAACTCGCAGATCTTCGCCGGTACGTTGATCGCGACCCTGCCCCTGTTCGTCGTGTTCGTTCTGTTCGGCCGCCAGATCATCGGCGGCATCATGGAAGGCGCCGTCAAGTCGTGA
- a CDS encoding carbohydrate ABC transporter permease, translating to MSLDLHATAPPEPGPPRAARPAHRRAASATKLDLKYSPYLYVLPFFLIFAVFSAYPIAYTVWIALTDRSPLNPTISFVGLDNFVELITDDPQFWNAVVNTFGMFVLSTVPQLLLALMLANALNRKLRAQTFFRMAIAMPIITSTAVVALIFSMIYAKDFGLVNWLLDSIGLDPIDWRANRFASWFAISTMVDWRWVGYNALIYLAAMQSISKDMYEAAALDGASRRRQFWSITVPQLRPTIIFTLIISTIGGLQLFTEPLLFTSGSGGLSGGSEGQFQTITMYLLDVMNQRFRWGYAGAVALVLFVLIALMSTVNYLLARRISSDK from the coding sequence ATGAGCCTCGACCTGCACGCCACGGCGCCGCCCGAGCCCGGTCCGCCGCGCGCCGCCCGTCCCGCGCACCGTCGCGCCGCCTCCGCGACCAAGCTGGACCTGAAGTACTCGCCCTACCTGTACGTCCTGCCGTTCTTCCTGATCTTCGCGGTGTTCAGCGCGTATCCCATCGCGTACACGGTCTGGATCGCGTTGACCGACCGGTCCCCGCTGAACCCGACGATCTCGTTCGTCGGGCTGGACAACTTCGTCGAACTGATCACCGACGACCCGCAGTTCTGGAACGCGGTGGTGAACACGTTCGGCATGTTCGTGCTCTCCACCGTGCCCCAGCTGCTGCTGGCGCTGATGCTGGCCAACGCGCTGAACCGGAAGCTGCGCGCGCAGACGTTCTTCCGGATGGCCATCGCGATGCCGATCATCACCTCGACCGCGGTGGTGGCGCTGATCTTCTCGATGATCTACGCCAAGGACTTCGGCCTGGTCAACTGGCTGCTCGACAGCATCGGCCTGGACCCGATCGACTGGCGGGCGAACCGCTTCGCCTCCTGGTTCGCCATCTCCACCATGGTCGACTGGCGCTGGGTCGGCTACAACGCGCTGATCTACCTGGCCGCCATGCAGTCGATCAGCAAGGACATGTACGAGGCCGCGGCGCTGGACGGGGCCTCCCGGCGGCGCCAGTTCTGGTCGATCACCGTCCCGCAGCTGCGTCCGACGATCATCTTCACGCTGATCATCTCGACCATCGGCGGGCTCCAGCTCTTCACCGAGCCGTTGCTGTTCACCAGCGGCTCGGGCGGCCTCTCCGGCGGCTCGGAGGGGCAGTTCCAGACCATCACGATGTACCTGCTCGACGTGATGAACCAGCGCTTCCGGTGGGGGTACGCCGGGGCGGTCGCGCTCGTGCTCTTCGTGCTCATCGCGCTGATGTCGACGGTCAACTACCTGCTGGCCCGCCGCATCAGCTCCGACAAGTGA
- a CDS encoding ABC transporter substrate-binding protein, with protein MSVPIRRRQLAAIALASAMVLATATACGSDDDSSGSGDSSGPVTLVVDVFGDQGFGYEELYKQYEADHPNVKIQERGKGLGLGDYNTRLTQQITAGSGAGDVVALEEGTIVQFYAQADKFVNLADHGANDLKGNFLPWKWEQGTTPDGKVLGLGTDVGSMALCYRSDLFKAAGLPTDREQVGALWPTWDQFIATGQKFAAADKKHKFVDSATNFYNVVLMQIAGQGTGYTYYDKSNKMVIDQNPDVQAAYQLTTKMIAAGLSNNLQSFSNEWNAGFKNGTFATIACPAWMTGVIKGQAGDAAAGKWDVAKAPGNGGNWGGSFLGVPKSSKHQKEAAELAKFLTSAQGQIGAFKAVGNLPSNPQALTDPAVADSTNDYFSKAPVGKIFAAGATDLKPVYLGPKNNAVRTAVENTLRAVEQGKSADEQWQAALKNGAAAGK; from the coding sequence ATGAGCGTCCCAATCCGCCGTCGGCAGCTCGCGGCCATCGCGCTCGCGTCCGCCATGGTGCTCGCCACCGCCACCGCCTGCGGCAGCGACGACGACTCGTCGGGCAGCGGCGACAGCAGCGGTCCGGTGACCCTGGTCGTCGACGTCTTCGGCGACCAGGGCTTCGGCTACGAAGAGCTGTACAAGCAGTACGAAGCCGACCACCCGAACGTCAAGATCCAGGAGCGCGGCAAGGGTCTCGGCCTGGGTGACTACAACACCCGCCTGACCCAGCAGATCACCGCCGGGTCGGGCGCCGGCGACGTGGTGGCCCTGGAGGAGGGCACCATCGTCCAGTTCTACGCGCAGGCCGACAAGTTCGTGAACCTCGCCGACCACGGCGCGAACGACCTCAAGGGCAACTTCCTGCCGTGGAAGTGGGAGCAGGGCACCACCCCCGACGGCAAGGTGCTGGGCCTCGGCACCGACGTCGGCTCGATGGCGCTGTGCTACCGCAGCGACCTGTTCAAGGCCGCCGGCCTGCCCACCGACCGCGAGCAGGTCGGCGCGCTCTGGCCCACCTGGGACCAGTTCATCGCCACCGGCCAGAAGTTCGCCGCCGCCGACAAGAAGCACAAGTTCGTCGACTCGGCGACCAACTTCTACAACGTGGTGCTGATGCAGATCGCGGGCCAGGGCACCGGCTACACGTACTACGACAAGAGCAACAAGATGGTCATCGACCAGAACCCGGACGTGCAGGCGGCCTACCAGCTGACCACCAAGATGATCGCCGCCGGGCTGTCGAACAACCTGCAGTCCTTCTCCAACGAGTGGAACGCCGGGTTCAAGAACGGCACCTTCGCCACCATCGCCTGCCCGGCGTGGATGACCGGTGTCATCAAGGGCCAGGCCGGTGACGCGGCGGCCGGCAAGTGGGACGTCGCCAAGGCCCCGGGCAACGGCGGCAACTGGGGCGGTTCGTTCCTCGGCGTGCCGAAGTCGAGCAAGCACCAGAAGGAGGCCGCCGAGCTGGCCAAGTTCCTGACCAGCGCGCAGGGCCAGATCGGCGCGTTCAAGGCGGTCGGCAACCTGCCGTCGAACCCGCAGGCGCTGACCGACCCGGCCGTGGCCGACTCGACCAACGACTACTTCAGCAAGGCCCCGGTCGGCAAGATCTTCGCCGCCGGCGCCACCGACCTGAAGCCGGTCTACCTCGGCCCGAAGAACAACGCGGTCCGCACCGCCGTGGAGAACACGCTGCGCGCCGTCGAGCAGGGCAAGTCGGCCGACGAGCAGTGGCAGGCGGCCCTGAAGAACGGTGCGGCCGCCGGTAAGTGA
- a CDS encoding plasmid pRiA4b ORF-3 family protein, whose protein sequence is MSRQIFQLMVSLAGVRPRVWRRVLVPGGYTLDRLHRVLQHAMGWRDCHLHSFDVDGRQYGEPDPDGELALRDELDVRLDAVVGKGDRFRYTYDFGDWWEHDLVVEDVCAADPDERYPLCLDGERACPPEDVGGPGGYAVLLAALADPAHPEHAAMREWAGPAFDPAGFDPDRATVLLRRCC, encoded by the coding sequence GTGTCGCGTCAGATCTTCCAGCTGATGGTGTCGCTGGCCGGGGTCCGGCCGCGGGTGTGGCGGCGGGTGCTGGTGCCCGGCGGCTACACCCTGGACCGGCTGCACCGGGTGCTCCAGCACGCGATGGGCTGGCGCGACTGCCACCTGCACTCGTTCGACGTCGACGGGCGGCAGTACGGCGAGCCCGATCCGGACGGCGAGCTGGCGCTGCGCGACGAGTTGGACGTCCGGCTGGACGCGGTGGTGGGCAAGGGCGACCGGTTCCGCTACACCTACGACTTCGGCGACTGGTGGGAGCACGACCTGGTGGTGGAGGACGTCTGCGCCGCCGACCCGGACGAGCGTTACCCGCTGTGCCTGGACGGCGAGCGGGCCTGCCCGCCGGAGGACGTGGGCGGCCCGGGCGGATACGCCGTCCTGCTGGCCGCGCTCGCCGACCCGGCGCACCCCGAGCACGCGGCCATGCGCGAATGGGCCGGTCCGGCGTTCGACCCGGCCGGGTTCGACCCGGACCGCGCGACCGTCCTGCTGCGCCGCTGCTGCTGA
- a CDS encoding pyrimidine reductase family protein produces MSVGSPIERIWPAPVTGALTDPQLTALYGRADHPRLRVNFVASADGAVTLEGYSAGLSGEPDKRVFGLLRMLCDGLLVAAGTLRHEGYRAVRLSAERRAWRRERGLAEFPTLVVVSGSLDLDPAQACFADAPVRPLVLTRSGAEAPAGLTEVADLLRYGDERVDLAAGLAELRRRGLGQVLCEGGPHLFGALTAADLVDELCLTVAPLLAGAGPGRITAGDGSVPRHLPLRHVLAAGDGTLMLRYARDPGDPPPAGAAPAA; encoded by the coding sequence ATGAGCGTCGGAAGCCCGATCGAACGGATCTGGCCCGCACCCGTCACCGGCGCGCTGACCGACCCACAGCTCACCGCGCTCTACGGCCGCGCCGACCACCCGCGCCTGCGGGTCAACTTCGTCGCCAGCGCGGACGGAGCGGTCACCCTGGAGGGCTACTCGGCCGGGCTCTCCGGCGAGCCGGACAAGCGCGTGTTCGGGCTGCTGCGGATGCTCTGCGACGGCCTCCTGGTGGCCGCCGGCACGCTGCGCCACGAGGGCTACCGCGCGGTCCGGCTGAGCGCCGAGCGACGGGCCTGGCGTCGCGAGCGGGGGCTGGCCGAGTTCCCCACCCTGGTGGTGGTCTCCGGGTCGCTCGACCTCGACCCGGCCCAGGCCTGCTTCGCCGACGCCCCGGTCCGGCCGCTGGTGCTCACCCGCTCCGGCGCGGAGGCACCGGCCGGACTGACCGAGGTGGCCGACCTGCTCCGGTACGGCGACGAGCGCGTCGACCTGGCCGCCGGCCTGGCCGAGCTGCGCCGTCGCGGGCTGGGGCAGGTGCTCTGCGAGGGCGGCCCGCACCTGTTCGGCGCGCTCACCGCGGCCGACCTGGTCGACGAGCTGTGCCTGACCGTGGCGCCGCTGCTCGCCGGCGCCGGGCCCGGGCGGATCACCGCCGGGGACGGCAGCGTCCCGCGCCACCTGCCGCTGCGCCACGTGTTGGCCGCCGGCGACGGCACGCTGATGCTGCGCTACGCCCGCGACCCGGGCGACCCGCCGCCCGCCGGGGCCGCACCCGCCGCCTGA